The DNA region AGTGACGAGTGCACTTCGGTAGCCGTCCGCCGAGAACGCCGCACGGCAATTCGTCGTGAGAGCGTCAGTCCCGGCGAGACGCGGAGCGTTACGGGTTCGATATCCGAACGCGCCCCACGGCGGTCCGTCACTTTCGCCTCACCCCGCGTAATCGAGTACACGGCTTCGATGCCTTGCCGTGATGTCCCGTTTGACGTGCTATCCGAATCTCTGCACTCGCGGATCGTCGTTACGACAGCATATGTACTGTATATCGCTATATCCAAACTGTGTCGATCACCGTCACGTCGAAGTCACTTCTTCGACCAACGCTGCGGAGTCGTTCGCGGGACTGTTCACCCGCGTCGAGACTGGGTACGCCCGCATCTCGGCTTCGGGATACGGGTCCAAGAGCGTCGACGCCTCGTCTGCGTCGGCGGTGAGCCACTCCTCTTCTTCCTCGGGCGCGAGGACGACGGCCATCCGGTCGTGAAGCGGTGACACCACCCCGTTGGGTTCCGTCGTGAGTATCGCGAACGTCTCGATCGGTTCCGGGTCACCCGCGCCGCCGTCGTCGGTGAACTCGTCGAGGCCGGTCTGGGCTTCCGGCGGCGTCCACCGCTCCCAGATACCGGCCATGGCGAACGGGCGGTCGTCCTCGAACGCGACTCGGTAGGGTTGCTTGCCGTCACCGTTCTCGCGCGGCGTCCACTCGT from Haloprofundus halobius includes:
- a CDS encoding SOS response-associated peptidase, which codes for MCGRYSLFTPQPELEDRFEVTAERPLEPRYNCAPGQQLPVIRNDAPDTLRFAQWGFIPTWAESRSKSFINARAESVAEKRSFREAFERRRCLVPADGFYEWTPRENGDGKQPYRVAFEDDRPFAMAGIWERWTPPEAQTGLDEFTDDGGAGDPEPIETFAILTTEPNGVVSPLHDRMAVVLAPEEEEEWLTADADEASTLLDPYPEAEMRAYPVSTRVNSPANDSAALVEEVTST